Below is a genomic region from Pseudomonadota bacterium.
TGACCATAAACATACTTTTAACATTTAGGTCAAACGAATAGGCCCAGTCTTCTTGGCTACATTCCATAATGGTGCCGTGATGTACGTAGCCAGCGCAGTTGAGGATCACGTCTATGTTGTCGTACTCAACTGCTGCCGACTGGATAGCCGCATGATCTAGAACGTTCAGAACCTTGGTTGTGACTCCACTAATATCTGCCAATTCTCTCAGTTTGTCCTTATTTACGTCAGTGGCAATTATGCGTGCACCTGCTTGTGCAAAGGCAATTACTGACGCTCTCCCAATGCCTTGTGCACTTGCAGTTACGAATATTGTTTTTCCAGCGAGTCGATTTGAAGGCATAATTAGCATGATTGATTTGGGATGATACAATATTGTGCCATAGTGTGGGGCTAAGCTTAGATAGCGGAACAGACTAAGTTTTGGAAGGTGTGACTTTTCTCTTTCAAGGCAACCGGCAAATGTATGGTGACACCAGAAGCATCGTTTTTTCACTGTTTCAGATTGCCACGGTCGGATAAGAACACAAACATATAACTACTTACTTAAGGAGTAGATCAATGCTTCAAACGGCAGACCTTACAATAAGACTAAATGCTGCGGATGATGTAGTGATTGCGAGAACTGAACTCCCGCGGGGGACGGAAATTCTAAAGGAGAAAATCAGAACTACGGGGGTTATACCCGCTGGACATAAGGTAGCGGTGAGGTCTTTGAACATTGGGGACTGTGTGCGAAGATATAATCAAATTATTGGCTTTGTCACTCAGCCAATAATTTCGGGTGATCATGTGCATGTGCACAATTTGGCGATGGGTGACTTTGAGCGAGATTATGCATTTTGTGAGGACTTCGTACCCACTGAACTAAATCCTCATCCAGCTACATTTATGGGGATTAAACGAACGGATGGGCGTGTCGCCACCCGCAACTACTTAGGTGTTATTTCCAGCGTGAATTGTTCGGCACATGTGTGTCGATTGATTGCCAAATTTTTCAATGACGAAGTAATGGCGGATTATCCGAATATTGATGGGGTAGTGCCAATACATCACCGTACAGGCTGCGGTATGGCGGCAGAAGGGGAGCCCATGGAATACCTGAGACGGACTCTCGGTGGGTATGCCATACATCCTAACTTTTACTCGACATTACTGATTGGTCTCGGTTGTGAGGCTAATCAAATTAATAATTTGCTTGCGGCACAAGGTTTGAGTAGGAGTGACCAATTAAAAGCCTTCACGATTCAAGAGGTCGGTGGAACTCGAAAGACTGTTCAACAAGGTATCGATATGATCAAGGAGATGCTAGCTGATGCGAACAAAGTCGAACGTCAACCAGCTTCAGCGAGTCATTTGATTCTTGGGCTGGAGTGTGGCGGGTCTGATGGGTATTCAGGAATCTCAGCAAATCCTGCATTGGGTGCGGCGGCAGATCTTCTTGTACAAAATGGCGGTACTGCCATTTTGAGTGAAACCCCAGAGGTTTATGGCGCAGAGCATTTATTGACACGTAGAGCAGCGTCGAGGAAGGTTGGAGAAAAGCTGGTTGAACGGATTAAATGGTGGGAAGACTATACGACGAAACTGGGTGGGGAGATGAACAATAACCCATCTCCGGGAAATAAAGCTGGTGGTTTAACAACGATTTTAGAAAAATCTCTTGGGGCTGTAGCAAAAGGCGGCACGGAATGCATGATGGAGGTGTACAAGTATGCGGAACAAGTTACTCAAAAGGGTTTTGTATTTATGGATACTCCGGGTTATGACCCAGTATCAGTAACAGGACATGTTGCTGGTGGAGCTAATATAGCTTGTTTTACGACCGGTCGAGGCTCCGCATACGGCTGCAAGCCTTCTCCGAGCATTAAATTGTCAACCAACACCTCTTTATTTAATAAGCAAGAAGATGACATAGATATCAATTGTGGCACTATTGTCGATGGTACTTGCACAGTTGAGCAGGTTGGTCAGGAAATATTTAATCGAATTCTCGAAGTTGCTTCCGGAGATCAAACCAAGAGCGAGCAGTGGGGGTATGGCGAGGATGAGTTTGCGCCTTGGGTTCTCGGTCCTACGATGTAGTAAATGATTTCTTCTGTGCATTGGGTAATAATGAGTGATGTTTCCGGAGCCAAAGATTTGGACTAAATAGTTTCAAAAACTATAGGATTGGCTCGGCGCGTAAATTTTAGGGCTAGGCCAACTAACGATAGATCCTAGAAAAATTGAGAAAAAATTACTAAATTAATAGTCGTAGATGCAAATGTCCGCCAGTGGGCAGGGTTAGGGCTGCTGAAAAATTAAACAAATTAAATAAAGATAAAGTAGTAGTCAAAGTGTCCAACGGAGAGCAATCACGCAATTTTTAAAGGTACAGTTTGGGAGCGTCGAATATACGGCGATGCTCAATTTAAGGGAGCGTCAACTTAGAGCACCTATAGGCTTGACTCTCACTAATTCCGACCTAGAAAATGAACGCAGGCAGCATCACTTTGGCCTCTTTAATTCATCTGGAGATCTGTGTGCTTGCGTTGTATTGTCAATGGAAAACTCTGGTCAGCAAGGTAAGTTGCGCCAGATGGCCGTTGCAAAAAAGTATCAGTTGTGTGGGATGGGACGTCTGCTTTTTGAGCACGTTGAGTCTTGGTGCCGCGTGCATGGAGTAAGTCAAATTGTGCTGAATGCACGCACATCGGTTAAAGGGTTCTATCATAAGTTAGGGTTCACCGAATATGGCGTCGAGTTTGTTCAGGCGACTTTGCCACATATTAAGATGTTAAAAACATTGTAATACACGGGTGATGCTACTCTGTTAATTTTTATCATTTTAGCAAAATGTCTCTTGCAAGAGACATAATTATTGAGCGATGTCCTACATTAGAGGTTGAGGGGCAGATATATGGAGACTCCGGTTTAGGCGAGTAGATTCGATAGACAATTTTTCGTAATTCTCAGATTACTGATGAGACTAATTTATTAATTATGCCTAATCTGGATGCGGTAAATATTACCTTTAAATTTGATGAAGGTCACTGTGGGAAAAGTTATTTCCATTGGCCCCATACTGCTTGGTCTGAATAGGGTCGTACTGTACCGACGCCAAAGACCGTGGTAAGCCGATTAGTGAATATGTCTGGGTTGTATTAGTCGATGCCGCAACGAACAGCTGATTTGTGGGTTAGTTTGTAGGCTGTCGATTTAAGTCTTCAATGGGTATGTTTTCCCAATCGAATTCTCCGGTTGTTGGTTGAAGACCCGAGAGTTCTCTTGCCGCATTAATGAGATCCATAGCTTTGTTTTCTTCCCCATAAAAGCAATATCGTTTTGCACGCAGAATTCGATCGTTTAATAATTGGGTTTGTTGCGGCGACAGTTTGATATCAACCAAATCATCGCCTAAAATACGAATTTCTGTAGAGCACCCCGCCACACTCTGTTGTTGGGCGATGGCGCCTAGAAGGGCTGTGCAAAGTATGATTCTTAAGAAGCGTGAATAAACCATAAGGCATATGTCTCAGAATTTTTGGAAACGTATTCGTATTTTTGTTGATTTGAGATTATGTAATACTAGTGTAGTTGAAGATTGATTTAAAAAAATACGGAAATGTCACTATTGCTTACTCGTCAAACTATATCTAAAAGATTAGCGTCGTTCAAGCCAATGGTTGAAAATACAGGGCATCTGATGTTTAAGCACTCTGTTGAGGTGAGGCCTATTTCAGCCGCGGTGCTGGTTCCAATTATTCATCGAGCTAATCGGTTGTCTATTTTATTGACGAAACGAACTGGTCATCTGAAAAATCATGCAGGTCAGGTCAGCTTTCCCGGGGGAAGGGTTTCGGATGATGATGAGAACAGGAAGACAACCGCTTTGAGAGAAACAAAAGAGGAGATCGGTTTAAGGCTCGACGATTCTGACTTATTAGGACAGTTACCTGAATATGATATTCGAACAGGTTTTAGGGTCACTCCGTTTGTTGCCTGGATTGAGGCTCCTATTGATTGTGTTTTGGATTCTTTTGAGGTGGAGTCAATATTTGAAGTGCCAATGGATTTTGTTTTAAACCTTGGGAATTATAAAATCTCCTCAAGCCCTGACGATTTTGGTGAACGATGTTTTTACCGTTTACCCTATCTTGATCACGAGATCTGGGGAGCGACTGCTGGAATGCTACATATTTTGGCGTCCGCACTGTTGGAGGTTTAACTCAAGTGAAATCACCAGTCACGGCAGCTGTTCGATTCCTGAGAGCGCATAAGGTACCCTACGCTGAACACTTATACGTCTATCAGGAACGGGGAGGGACAAGTGTTTCTGCTTATGAATTGGGTGTTCCGGAGCATGCCGTGGTGAAGACGCTTATCATGCAAACTGAAAATAGTAAGCCTCTGATTGTGCTAATGCATGGCGATAAAAATGTCTCTACCAAAGGTCTAGCTCGCCTGATTGGGACAAAGAGTATTACAACGTGCGACCCTAACGTCGCGAGTAAGCATTCGGGCTATGTGGTTGGAGGGACGTCCCCCTTTGGTACCCGCAAGGATATGCCGATTTACATAGAGAAATCGATTCTCGATCTGCCCAGAATTTATATAAATGGTGGGGCAAGGGGTTTCTTAGTGAGTCTTGCGCCTAGTGTGTTATCAGATGTACTCAATGTCGTACCTGTGAGCGTGGCAATTGAAGGTGAGCTATAGCGGTGGTATAAGAGAATTTATGTACCTTGGACGCTAACGACAACATCTAAATTCTCACCATGACGATGAATTGTAAGTGT
It encodes:
- a CDS encoding altronate dehydratase family protein, yielding MLQTADLTIRLNAADDVVIARTELPRGTEILKEKIRTTGVIPAGHKVAVRSLNIGDCVRRYNQIIGFVTQPIISGDHVHVHNLAMGDFERDYAFCEDFVPTELNPHPATFMGIKRTDGRVATRNYLGVISSVNCSAHVCRLIAKFFNDEVMADYPNIDGVVPIHHRTGCGMAAEGEPMEYLRRTLGGYAIHPNFYSTLLIGLGCEANQINNLLAAQGLSRSDQLKAFTIQEVGGTRKTVQQGIDMIKEMLADANKVERQPASASHLILGLECGGSDGYSGISANPALGAAADLLVQNGGTAILSETPEVYGAEHLLTRRAASRKVGEKLVERIKWWEDYTTKLGGEMNNNPSPGNKAGGLTTILEKSLGAVAKGGTECMMEVYKYAEQVTQKGFVFMDTPGYDPVSVTGHVAGGANIACFTTGRGSAYGCKPSPSIKLSTNTSLFNKQEDDIDINCGTIVDGTCTVEQVGQEIFNRILEVASGDQTKSEQWGYGEDEFAPWVLGPTM
- a CDS encoding GNAT family N-acetyltransferase, with product MLNLRERQLRAPIGLTLTNSDLENERRQHHFGLFNSSGDLCACVVLSMENSGQQGKLRQMAVAKKYQLCGMGRLLFEHVESWCRVHGVSQIVLNARTSVKGFYHKLGFTEYGVEFVQATLPHIKMLKTL
- a CDS encoding CoA pyrophosphatase yields the protein MLTRQTISKRLASFKPMVENTGHLMFKHSVEVRPISAAVLVPIIHRANRLSILLTKRTGHLKNHAGQVSFPGGRVSDDDENRKTTALRETKEEIGLRLDDSDLLGQLPEYDIRTGFRVTPFVAWIEAPIDCVLDSFEVESIFEVPMDFVLNLGNYKISSSPDDFGERCFYRLPYLDHEIWGATAGMLHILASALLEV
- a CDS encoding aminoacyl-tRNA deacylase, whose product is MKSPVTAAVRFLRAHKVPYAEHLYVYQERGGTSVSAYELGVPEHAVVKTLIMQTENSKPLIVLMHGDKNVSTKGLARLIGTKSITTCDPNVASKHSGYVVGGTSPFGTRKDMPIYIEKSILDLPRIYINGGARGFLVSLAPSVLSDVLNVVPVSVAIEGEL